The nucleotide window ACCGCCGACATCATGGAGACGATGCAGGAATCGCTGCAGGGCATCCGCACCGTGAAAGCCTTTACGCTCGAACAGGCCATGCGCGAACGGATCGACGCCAGCATCGCCGCGGTCGAGCGCAACGCCAACAAGATGGCGCGCGTTTCCAACCGCTCCAGCCCATTGATGGAAACTCTCGGCGGCTTCGCGATTGCGGGCGGCCTGATGTATGGCGGCTATCGCGTGGTCGCGATGGGCGCTTCGCCCGGCCAGTTCTTTTCATTCCTGACCGCGTTCCTATTGGCCTATGAGCCGGCCAAGCGGCTGGCGCGGCTCAACATCGAGCTCAACAGCAACCTGATCGGTGCGCGCAAGCTGCTCGAAATCGTCGACAGCCCGCCGAGCGAGCCTGACGACAGTAACAAGCCGACGCTGAAACTCACTGACGCGCGGGTCGAGTTCCGCGACGTGACCTTCGGCTACCGGCCAGGCGAACCGGTCCTCAATCGCATGAGCTTCGTCGCCGAGCCCGGCAAGACCACCGCGCTGGTCGGCCCCTCCGGCGGCGGCAAGTCCACGGTGCTCGCGCTGCTGCTGCGGCTCTACGAGGTGAACCAAGGCGACATCCTGATCGACGGCCAGGCGATCTCCGGTTCGTCGCGGCAATCGCTGCGGCGGCAGACCGCCTATGTCGGCCAGGACGTTTATCTGTTCCGCGACACGATCGGCGCCAACATTGCCTTCGGCAAGGAAGGCGCGCGCCAGGACGAGATCGTGGCGGCCGCGAAAGCCGCCTGCGCGCACGATTTCATCATGGGCTTTCCGCTCGGCTACGATACGCCGGTCGGCGAGCACGGCGCGCAGCTATCCGGCGGCCAGCGCCAGCGCATCGCGGTGGCGCGGGCGCTGATCAAGAACGCGCCGATCATCCTGCTCGATGAAGCGACCGCGGCACTGGATTCGGAATCCGAAAAGGCCGTACAGGAGGCGATCGAGCATCTCTGCCAGAACCGCACCACCATCGTGATCGCCCACCGCCTGCACACCATCATGCATGCCGACGCCATTCTGGTGGTCGAGGCCGGCGAGATCGTCGAACGCGGCCAGCATGACGATTTGCTGCGCCGCGGCGGGCGCTATGCCTCCTTCTTCCGCCTGCAGCAGCGCGAAGCCGGTCCGCCCAGTCTGGCGCCGGTCAGCGCAACCGCGTAAAAGCTACCGCCGGACTTCCACGTAACCCGAGACCCGTTTCATGACCGCAGCCTCCTACGTCATATCAGCAGCCCCACAGCCCGCGCTCCCCGTCGTCGGCGAGACCGGCTCCTATCCGGTCCGCC belongs to Bradyrhizobium icense and includes:
- a CDS encoding ABC transporter ATP-binding protein, with protein sequence MTERPTETPKKITDDPYGAAILIRRLVAEQGLAYWRRYLLAFSLMGLAAVTTAGSAYLLGEVINKAYVDKDVRGIALLSLVTVVIFTIKGAATYGHTVILSQIGNAILANNQRALFAKLMNENIAFFSERHSSEFLARLTAGATAVTQVLNLLINAIGRDLLSLIALVVVMVMTDPLMALLGFAVAPPAMIVLRKLVKRIKGLAHNQFSGTADIMETMQESLQGIRTVKAFTLEQAMRERIDASIAAVERNANKMARVSNRSSPLMETLGGFAIAGGLMYGGYRVVAMGASPGQFFSFLTAFLLAYEPAKRLARLNIELNSNLIGARKLLEIVDSPPSEPDDSNKPTLKLTDARVEFRDVTFGYRPGEPVLNRMSFVAEPGKTTALVGPSGGGKSTVLALLLRLYEVNQGDILIDGQAISGSSRQSLRRQTAYVGQDVYLFRDTIGANIAFGKEGARQDEIVAAAKAACAHDFIMGFPLGYDTPVGEHGAQLSGGQRQRIAVARALIKNAPIILLDEATAALDSESEKAVQEAIEHLCQNRTTIVIAHRLHTIMHADAILVVEAGEIVERGQHDDLLRRGGRYASFFRLQQREAGPPSLAPVSATA